A section of the Saccopteryx leptura isolate mSacLep1 chromosome 6, mSacLep1_pri_phased_curated, whole genome shotgun sequence genome encodes:
- the LOC136375804 gene encoding serine protease inhibitor Kazal-type 1-like, whose protein sequence is MANFSMRIKVSFLIIILAFPLFSGTNSAEISDITKPTACNKNPTFGCPKNHSPVCASNGVTYSNLCTFCKANRKSYGKITFQHNGSCRRILSTGGTRPRGGSEELLRTAA, encoded by the exons ATGGCTAACTTCTCAATGCGTATCAAAGTCAGCTTTCTGATCATCATATTggcatttcctcttttctctg GAACTAACTCGGCTGAAATCTCTGATATCACAAAGCCG ACTGCATGTAACAAAAACCCAACATTTGGATGCCCTAAAAACCATAGCCCAGTCTGTGCATCCAATGGAGTCACCTATAGTAATCTCTGCACATTTTGTAAGGCAAACAG AAAAAGTTATGGGAAAATTACTTTTCAACATAATGGCTCATGCAGGAGAATATTGTCCACAGGAGGAACAAGGCCACGTGGGGGGTCTGAGGAGCTGCTGAGAACGGCTGCGTGA